The window TCTGAATTTAATGATTTATTTCATAGTAGGAAAAGATGAGCTATAGAAGTGGTTTTAAAGGCCTGAAAtttactttctgcttttttgacTTTgattgtgtatatatatatttatacatctatataatagtatatatttttctatttatagaggtggatttttttttgcactatCTagccaaggaaataaaacacaacaaattGAAAGATGTGCAGAAAAGGAAAGTCAGACAACATTTACAGTAATTGTAACACATTGTAGAATCTACAGTGTGCCAGTATGTTCAGAGTACTTTTCCTGGTAACTgacttcccttccttttcccttgtgTGCCATACAGCTGCATGGTTTTTAGTTTTAGAACATCTGTGAGTTCTAGGGCTGCATTCAGGATCAAAGGTTAGCAATTAACAACCCCTAACTAGGGTTGTTAGGTTTTGCAAGAACCATATGGTAGAGTAGTTTTGGAAAGAGATTGATCACTTCTCTCAGGAGGAAACAACTAGAGCAAGGACAAAGGAGGCTCTATGAACTTCTCAGCTCTATCTccccatggaaaaaaaggatGCCTCATAACAATGCAGCATATCTCTACTTTTCCCAATTCTTAACACAtaaaaacataatgaaatatacaagaacatattttatattaatttctctttatttttttatgtagGAAATATGTGAGATATGTGGCTGCATAGGGAAACTCTATTGGTGCTTCCTCCCCTAGGTATTTTAGGAGTCCCCTGGAGAAGGCATGAATGTTCATCCCTATGTAGCCACCAGACATGAACTAGTTTTCTAATAAGTCTTATTGATTACACAATTAAAGTTCTAGTTCCTTCCTTTTTCAATCCTCTAATCCTATGTCCTCCACATTCACACAAATACAAATGCAACAAATCTGCAGCATGTTATTCTTTACATTATCCAGACACGGGGATAGAATTAAAGGGTAATTTTGTCTGTCTCCTGTGTTCCAAATGCTTGGCCTAggttctgagaaaaaaaaacttctcaaTATGTACTGATTCACCAAGTATGAGATACATTAAAATCCTGCTTTTAATTTGTCAGTGAGCTTTTAACGTGAAGAAGAGAAATATTGTCACTTTGTCACAGAGTGCAAGAGACCATGCCCTCTCCATTCAAAAGATATTTCTGAGGTTGCAGCTCAGTGTTATTGAagttttatctattttatatctaaattattttaacaagaCATATATATGTAATTCAATACCTgatattattttctctcttcctctttttttctcagagcaAATTATGACATCGACATCTAAAGGAATTTTCCGGccattttttattatcttcatTATCCTTGGTTGTTTCATGgcatttatattaatttatatcaAACCAACAAACAGCTGGATTTCTGGTCCTATAGAATCAGCCAGTTCAGTGTTGAAAATGAAGaacttcttttcttccaaaactgATAATCTCAATGAAACTACTGTTTTGATCTGGGTTTGGCCATTTGGTCAGACGTTCGATCTGACGTCCTGCCAAACGATGTTCAACATCCCCGGGTGCCATCTGACTATTGACCGCTCGCTCTATAACAGATCCCACGCTGTCCTCATTCATCACAGAGACATCAGCTGGGATCTGGCCAATTTACCTCAGCAAGCCAGGCCACCGTTCCAGAAGTGGATTTGGATGAACTTGGAGTCTCCAACTCATACTCCTCAAAAGAGTGGCATCGAACACCTTTTTAACCTGACCCTGACTTACCGGCGTGATTCTGATATCCAGGTGCCTTACGGCTTCATGATGGTTGGCACCAGTTCCTTCACATTTGAAGTACCAAGTAAGGAAAACTTGGTCTGTTGGGTTGTGAGTAACTGGAACCCTGAGCACGCTCGAGTCAAGTATTACAACGAGCTCAGCAAATACATTGAAATCCACACCTATGGACAAGCCTTTGGAGACTACGTCAATGACAAAAACTTGATTCCAACTATCTCCACATGCAAATTCTacctttcctttgaaaattcaATCCACAAAGATTACATTACTGAGAAACTCTACAATGCTCTTCTGGCTGGATCAGTACCAGTTGTACTGGGCCCTTCCAGAGAAAATTATGAGAATTACATTCCAGCAGACTCTTTCATACATGTGGAAGATTTTCTCTCCCCCAGAGAGCTGGCAGAATATCTTCTGATGCTTGACAAAAATAATAAGATGTATCTTAGTTATTTCAACTGGAAGAAGGATTTTTCAGTGCATCTTCCTAGGTTCTGGGAATCACATGCATGTCTTGCTTGTGATCATGTGAAAAGACACCAGGAATACAAGTCCATTGGAAATTTAGAAAAATGGTTTTGGAATTAATTTgtggggggtgtgtgtgggtgtgtgtgggtgtgggtgtgcaTTTTTTTGAAGAAGCCAGAAAGGACTTCAGTCCAAGTGGAGaggaatggaaaagagaaaaaaaggaaggaaaagataaTCTCACATCATGGTTTATCAGTTATTCTCTTTTGGCTATcctatttatattttgtaagagattttaaaatatcagcagcagcagtcatcAGTACTCAGTTTCAAATTACAATAGATATACTAATTATGTGCACTGAAGAGTATTTGATTgctttttataaatttaaaacaagattttccacattttctgtgaaacatGTCCCAGTCTTTCACTTGAAGTagtaatttttaacttttctttttttatttttaacattatctTTGTTGTTTAACCTATTTGGAAAATGAGGAAAcgaattttaaatttcagagaaaattttaaGAACATAATTTGTTGTTCCAGACAGAAATGTGTGTAACACTTCAAAAGACAGCAAAGTTTCATATGTTCATCCTGCATTTAAGAGCACAGTAGAGTACAATACCTAACATTATGGAAGTGTGATTAATTGCCCCCTTTTTAAGGATAATGAACCTAGAACtataatttttcaaatgtattaGAATAGTGGGTAGTCTTTGTTTCTAAAAAGGTTTCCTAATAAATGATCCCATTACGTTGCTTTAGGAATGTATCTCTTCTTACCctctgaagaaaagagaagtcAGATTTAGAGAAAATGACCAATCCTGGTGACCAAAGCCCGGATTCATCCAATTTTTGAGTCCATTCAAATGCAGAACACCCTTGGCCTTCAATATGTCTCAAGTATTTTTAACCTGAACCAGGGCTTTCAGAAGTGTTACACTGagataaacagatttttaaaaaggtgtttGATTACATCAGACTTATGCACTGAATTCAGCTGGTAAGAATGGATTTTTAGAAGCAGTTTGCTGACAAATTTTATAAAGCTCTCTCATATAATTTGTTGAATAATTGTGAATTTTCCCCCAGTTTGTAAAGATCTGTTGAATTTTAACTGTAGCTGGACAACTTGATGTTATGACACAtaagtgaggggaaaaaatactaaGCAGTCAATTTTCTGAGAGAAATATGCTGAAATTCAGTAAATAAGATATGAGGCTATATAAACTTTCAACTTACCAAGCTAATAAATTTGGGGGGTTGAAAATATTGTGTATGAGAGGTATTAAAAATGAACGCTTCAGAGCAACAACTGCTATCAATATTTGATAATATAAGTAGGTTTTTAAGTATCAAATTTGCTCTaatagcaaaaccaaaattgtGATGATTGTCATAATTTTAAGATGTGTCTGCTTCAAAGATGTATCATTTGATTTTACCACTTCTTTCCATCAGCTAAGACAAATTTCTGATTGCTATATATATTCATATGTACAAGGTTGGTTTAATGACAGAAATGTATGGGTATGCTTTAGTATCAAATGAAAGCAAATCAGCTTGGATTTTCAGGCCAAAGTGCTGCAAATCACACCtgctactggaaaaaaaaagaaaaaattccaactGGAAAGACTTCTGCTTATGAGATGTATAAGACCCTGATCAAGCCAAGTAGTCAATCAAGTAACTGAGATtaaattttcaaacaaaaaattgctgctgtaaggaaatgagagataattataaatatttagcaAAAGACAGTGGAACTTATTAGAGGCTGGAATAGAAACACAAAAGGCTATAAAAGTAATTAGTTAAATTTATAGAACTCAAAACCCCATGGAAAAGCTATAGAATtacttctgctctgcctgtggtTTCAAAAGGTGTATTCTGATCCAGCTAGCTTTCAATATACTGTGAATCACCTAAACTCACCAGCATTCTAGTATGCAGCAAGATAAGCTTACCTTGAACATTAATGCAATACAAGGAAACTGAGTCTTCTAAAAACAAATTTCTGATGTGCATGTAATATAAGTAGTATCTTATCATTTTGAAGGCAAGTTTCTTTAGCTAATCATCTGTCCTACAGGACAtcataacattttattttcaggaggACTGTGAAATTCTCAGTGACAGAACATCCCACTGGTTTGGCTCAATAACCTGattccctcagtgctggaatTCAGAAGTCACTTGTATTTACCTCAATGAAAGGTGATTGTGTACAACCATTCCTCACTTCAGATTGTGAGAGCTGTTCTGTGTGTTAGAAGGGCTTGGGTGGATTCAGACTCTTTCCTTGGCATCAAGTTCAGCTAAGTCCTTTCAGTAATAAGCAAGAATATATAAGATATATGAAGTGTGAAATATTGGTCAGCGTATACACAGGAAAGATTTGAAATATACTCTGAATTTTAATCCTGTAAGTAATGTCTTTACCCCTGTAAGCACAAGATTCAGCCAGCATGGCTAATCTTAGGCTGAAttttaagaaatggaaaagtcTTTTGATGGAACTGGAAGGAGTGAAGAGTGTTGTTCTCTTCACAAGAAGAAAAGCTCCACACAAGGCTTGTATATATTTCATTCAGGAAACGTTGCTAAAATTGCTTCAAAGATTAATAAAACAGGAGAGAAATCTAATCCAGAATTATGCATAAGAATCACTACCAAGCCCTAAAAAATATACATGACCCTAATGCCTCGCTGGCATTCTTGAAGAGTAAGTGCTGGAACAAAATTGAGCCAATTTATTATGAAGATTTTAAGGTGATCTGCAAGTATCAGACCTTAAGCAGTTCTGGATTGAAATATCTTTGTTGATAGAAGATGAAGCAGTTTTGGGCATGTTCAGCCCATGTAGTAAATGAAGCAATGGATACAAAACATCTATGCTCCATGCATGCACAAAGGCTGCCTAGACCTAGACTTAATTCACCTAAGGCTGCTTCCAGTCTGTATCTGACATTCAGCTTTGTGAGGTCTGTGCTTCTTTTGTGATCTACTCTACATGGGCAGCAAGCATAGACACTCAAATAACAAATCACTgtgaaagaaaatgagcaaacTTAAGCGGCTGTGGAAGGGACTAGACAAAATAGGTATTGTGCTTTAGTACCACTGGCAAAAGAAGATAATTGTACCAGAAAAGTGAACTAGAAAATGGGAAATCACACCAGTCCTAACTGTTTTCTCAAGAAATTTCTTTCAGACattcagtttcttttgtttgctaGCCCACAACAATCTTGAGTTGCACTCAACCCAAGTTAACTTAAGCAGTCAATGAAGACAGAGGGTAACCACCattctttgttttactttggATGTTTTTAGACTCTCTGTCGTGCACTGAGCTATCAACATTACTCTTTTTTCAGTGTGGAAAATAATACCCAAACCAGATAAAATACTAACATCACATGCATTGCTACTCCACTGAATGTGGACAGGTATAAGACAAAACTGGCAGCAGATCTTTCTAAAGCAGTTTTCCATCCATTACATAGACAATGTCCACAGCAGACCTTGCTTAGTATGAGATCTCCATTCCTTAGGGAATCCTGTTGCCAGTTTCTTTGAATGCCTCATTCCAGATGTCTATACCACGGTGAGCAAGCAGCCTGAGTGAGGCCCACTGAAAGTGTGAGACATTCAGCAACATATTTGTCTTTTaagaaacagataaaataaaatgaaagttgGGCTGAGAGAGCATCAGTGTGGGGCTTTGTAGAGTTCACACAGGCTGAGCAAGACATGGAAAATGGATACCACTGAACACAATAAAGAACTACTTGCTCTACTTGCTCTCTCTGGACACTcatgtttgttttggttttttttctcaaaataggCTTTAAAAAACCACATAATTTTCTCCCATCTTTAAACAAGCATTTAAGTAACCAAtaactgtttctttttattcaaGAATGGGACTCCTGTTAGCCTTGTATTATCTTTTTTATTAGATGCAGAATAACATTCAGGAGAAGAAGAACCTTTGTCAGTAAGATAATTCTATTTCTTATCTAGATTCAAGGAtctttgttcttattttcttatttgatTTATAAGTCTTCACGCAGCAACACCTTCTGGACATGATACAAAAAGGCACTAAGAGTATGCAGATGACAATGAGACTTAAGTGTGTGCTTAATTTTAAGAGCATCCTGAATGCTTTAATGCACTGGGGCTCCAGAGAATACGTTTTCATTGCCTTTTAGGAATTGTGCCAAAGAGTGCAATCTATAGACATCAGAGACCAGCTTGTGTGGCCTCTTTTGCATTATGTACATAGAGAGTAAAGATTGGCTGGGTATAGGTCCACACTGAAAACCTTTGATTCATTCTGATTTGGTGTCTAACCAATAAATCTTGGCCGAGCTCTTCTGCTCCTCCACCACTTCAGGCCATCGCCTGAGCACAGCACCTCAGCTTACAGCTTGCCCGTGCTACGCAGGGTCACTGAACTTCCATGTGGCATGAAAAAGCCAGAGTGGCTGAGGATGCTGAGATAGTATTTCAAGGCCTGTCCAAGGATGAAAGCATAAAACCTGGTCATGTCCTGAAACCTGAACTTGTTGTGCCCTACAGAGAGTCAGTCTCAGCCACACCTGATTTTCCTCTGAGGAAAGTATTTGGTTCATTCTAGGTGAGACTGTGAGTAATCACTGTGTGTG of the Camarhynchus parvulus chromosome 3, STF_HiC, whole genome shotgun sequence genome contains:
- the FUT9 gene encoding alpha-(1,3)-fucosyltransferase 9 isoform X2, which encodes MIISVPTFRMLYKEEQIMTSTSKGIFRPFFIIFIILGCFMAFILIYIKPTNSWISGPIESASSVLKMKNFFSSKTDNLNETTVLIWVWPFGQTFDLTSCQTMFNIPGCHLTIDRSLYNRSHAVLIHHRDISWDLANLPQQARPPFQKWIWMNLESPTHTPQKSGIEHLFNLTLTYRRDSDIQVPYGFMMVGTSSFTFEVPSKENLVCWVVSNWNPEHARVKYYNELSKYIEIHTYGQAFGDYVNDKNLIPTISTCKFYLSFENSIHKDYITEKLYNALLAGSVPVVLGPSRENYENYIPADSFIHVEDFLSPRELAEYLLMLDKNNKMYLSYFNWKKDFSVHLPRFWESHACLACDHVKRHQEYKSIGNLEKWFWN
- the FUT9 gene encoding alpha-(1,3)-fucosyltransferase 9 isoform X1; translated protein: MKLLYSRMHHRWKILSPQPQCSEQIMTSTSKGIFRPFFIIFIILGCFMAFILIYIKPTNSWISGPIESASSVLKMKNFFSSKTDNLNETTVLIWVWPFGQTFDLTSCQTMFNIPGCHLTIDRSLYNRSHAVLIHHRDISWDLANLPQQARPPFQKWIWMNLESPTHTPQKSGIEHLFNLTLTYRRDSDIQVPYGFMMVGTSSFTFEVPSKENLVCWVVSNWNPEHARVKYYNELSKYIEIHTYGQAFGDYVNDKNLIPTISTCKFYLSFENSIHKDYITEKLYNALLAGSVPVVLGPSRENYENYIPADSFIHVEDFLSPRELAEYLLMLDKNNKMYLSYFNWKKDFSVHLPRFWESHACLACDHVKRHQEYKSIGNLEKWFWN